Proteins encoded in a region of the Candidatus Zixiibacteriota bacterium genome:
- a CDS encoding rod shape-determining protein, whose product MGLFDLLSSDIGIDLGTANTLVFVRGIGIVLNEPSVVATEVSSGRILAVGAKAKEMIGRTPDQIRAVRPLKDGVIADFEITEKLLSDFIRRVIRHRYLMKPRVVVSVPSGITEVEKRAVRDSAENAGAREVYLLQEPMAAAIGVGLPVDRPSGIMIIDVGGGTSEIAVIALSGIVNNMSIRIAGDEMNEAILLFLKKNYNLLIGELTAEQIKIAIGSAYTMDREESLEIKGRDLIAGVPKTMKISSVQVREALSEPVDAIVEAVRQSLERTPPELSSDILDRGIVLTGGGALLRGLDKRLRQETNLPVNVADDPLTCVVRGTGRVLENLAMYNKVLIKSRRD is encoded by the coding sequence GTGGGACTCTTCGACCTGTTATCAAGCGACATCGGCATCGATTTGGGGACCGCGAACACGCTGGTGTTTGTGCGCGGGATCGGTATTGTCCTCAACGAGCCCTCGGTTGTCGCAACCGAAGTGTCCTCCGGACGCATCCTCGCGGTCGGCGCGAAAGCCAAGGAGATGATCGGACGCACGCCGGATCAAATACGTGCCGTGCGTCCTCTGAAAGACGGTGTGATCGCCGACTTTGAAATCACCGAGAAACTGCTCTCCGATTTCATCCGACGCGTCATCCGACACCGTTACCTGATGAAGCCGCGCGTGGTCGTGTCGGTGCCGTCGGGGATCACCGAAGTCGAAAAGCGCGCGGTGCGCGATTCGGCCGAAAACGCCGGAGCCCGGGAGGTCTACCTGCTGCAGGAGCCGATGGCGGCCGCGATCGGCGTCGGGTTGCCCGTGGACAGGCCGTCGGGGATCATGATCATCGATGTCGGCGGCGGCACCTCCGAGATCGCAGTCATCGCGTTGTCGGGAATTGTCAACAACATGTCGATCCGCATCGCCGGCGATGAGATGAACGAGGCCATCCTCCTGTTCCTGAAAAAGAACTACAATCTCCTGATCGGCGAATTGACGGCCGAGCAGATCAAGATCGCGATCGGCTCGGCCTACACCATGGACCGCGAGGAGTCGCTGGAGATCAAAGGGCGCGACCTCATCGCCGGAGTTCCCAAGACGATGAAAATCTCTTCGGTGCAGGTCCGCGAGGCCCTCTCCGAGCCGGTCGACGCCATCGTCGAAGCGGTCCGTCAGTCGCTGGAGCGCACGCCGCCCGAGCTCTCATCCGACATTCTCGATCGCGGGATTGTGTTGACCGGCGGCGGCGCGTTGCTGCGCGGGTTGGACAAACGGCTCCGCCAGGAAACGAATCTCCCGGTCAATGTCGCCGATGACCCCTTGACCTGTGTCGTGCGCGGCACCGGACGCGTCCTCGAAAATCTCGCGATGTACAACAAGGTGCTCATCAAGAGCCGTCGCGATTGA
- a CDS encoding LptF/LptG family permease codes for MKRIDRYLIGKFFFNLAWAITAFWAVFLIVDLVENLDKFIDKDVPAASIALYYYFYSPYIVILIMPIGVLLATLFAVGFLAKRNELLAMRAAGLSLWRLAIPFLSMGLLVVAGVFVVGETVYPEFETRRGEMRGLYIRGRSQQPEMLLKDLFVSGGGGRVYFFKTFNTRSNTGVHVSVQTMRDGRLVESIEAKEVKYTGDGWVGTAVEHRIFSERADSAVQYAMVEVMPFPEWTETPEDMVRKRVVANQLRYGQLQAAIVSLRRAGNETSTEETELALRLAFPFINLIVILIGFPIASRTRQTGMALNFGIAMMITFVVRVLYEVFRSLGHNGELEPWLAAWGPNVIALVFGVVILALVRK; via the coding sequence ATGAAACGCATCGATCGCTACCTGATCGGAAAGTTCTTCTTCAATCTCGCGTGGGCGATCACCGCGTTCTGGGCCGTTTTCCTGATCGTCGATCTGGTGGAGAACCTCGACAAGTTTATCGATAAGGATGTTCCGGCCGCATCGATTGCGCTGTACTACTACTTCTACTCGCCGTACATCGTCATCCTGATCATGCCCATCGGAGTGCTGCTGGCCACGTTGTTTGCCGTCGGGTTTCTCGCCAAGCGCAATGAGCTGCTCGCGATGCGCGCCGCCGGGTTGTCACTGTGGCGGCTGGCGATTCCGTTTCTGTCGATGGGATTGCTCGTCGTGGCCGGAGTGTTTGTTGTCGGTGAGACCGTGTATCCGGAATTCGAGACCCGGCGCGGCGAGATGCGCGGGCTGTACATCCGGGGCCGCTCCCAACAGCCGGAGATGCTTCTCAAAGATCTCTTCGTCAGCGGCGGCGGCGGACGGGTGTACTTCTTCAAGACATTCAACACTCGATCCAATACCGGCGTTCATGTCTCCGTGCAGACCATGCGTGATGGGCGCCTCGTCGAATCGATCGAAGCGAAGGAAGTCAAGTACACCGGCGACGGCTGGGTCGGCACCGCGGTCGAACATCGCATCTTTTCGGAGCGCGCCGATTCGGCGGTGCAATATGCGATGGTCGAGGTGATGCCGTTTCCGGAATGGACCGAGACGCCCGAGGATATGGTGCGCAAACGCGTCGTGGCGAATCAACTGCGTTACGGGCAGTTGCAGGCCGCCATCGTCAGCTTGCGGCGCGCAGGAAATGAAACCTCCACCGAAGAAACCGAGCTGGCGTTGCGATTGGCATTTCCCTTCATCAACCTCATCGTCATCCTGATCGGGTTTCCCATCGCCTCACGCACCAGGCAGACCGGCATGGCGCTGAACTTCGGCATCGCCATGATGATTACGTTTGTGGTGCGCGTGCTCTACGAAGTCTTCCGCTCACTTGGCCACAATGGCGAACTCGAACCGTGGCTCGCCGCGTGGGGGCCGAACGTGATAGCGCTGGTCTTCGGCGTTGTGATTCTGGCGTTGGTGAGGAAGTAG
- a CDS encoding DUF2207 domain-containing protein yields the protein MRIVGSSRSVLLTAIVLLLAVPTAAPARSLVIESFHSDIRISESGQILVTETLRPRFEGSYNGIYRTIPVVYRTPQGFNYSLKLYDIQAQDADGDDLRIETERDGHYLKIKIWVPGARDATRTVKLSYIARNALQFFDDHDELYWNITGDEWDVPILGASAKITLPLGVTGLKALAYTGAYGSRASDAAVDVSGYSVQMATTKSLSFREGLTAVVGWDKGLVSEPTILDKTQDLLAANWPLFIQLLVFPFMYWVWSVRGRDPSLLPITTQYEPPDGLTVAEVGTLIDNSPDMRDITATLIDLAVKGYIVIGETKESKLLGLVSDDSYKFRMGEKKTDEWVKLEGHEWSLMTALFSQGGRDGVDLFELKNEFYRNIPEIKERVFGGLMRRGYYTGRPDRVRTKWLGTAGVTGFILAFGGVALEHSLGVAPAAAMAAGILTGLIIAGFGWFMPARTIRGTRALEKIMGFQEFLERVEKDRLERMGRTPDLFERYLPYAVALGVENKWTDAFGDVYTQPPKWYQGTWTPGAGRFAFHPALLTANLGRMCDRAGSVMSSAPRGRGGSGFSGGGGFSGGGGGGGGGGGF from the coding sequence ATGCGCATCGTGGGTTCGTCGCGGTCTGTGTTGCTGACAGCGATCGTGTTATTGCTGGCAGTGCCGACTGCTGCGCCGGCGCGGTCGCTGGTCATCGAGTCGTTTCATTCCGACATCCGCATCAGCGAAAGCGGCCAGATTCTGGTCACCGAGACGCTGCGGCCGCGATTCGAGGGCTCCTACAACGGCATCTACCGCACCATCCCGGTCGTCTACCGCACGCCGCAGGGATTCAATTATTCGCTGAAGCTCTATGACATCCAGGCGCAGGACGCCGACGGCGACGATTTGCGCATCGAAACCGAGCGCGACGGGCACTACCTGAAGATCAAAATCTGGGTGCCGGGCGCGCGCGACGCGACACGCACGGTCAAGCTCAGCTATATCGCCCGCAACGCCCTGCAGTTCTTCGACGATCACGACGAGTTGTACTGGAACATCACCGGCGACGAGTGGGATGTGCCGATTCTGGGTGCTTCGGCAAAAATCACCCTGCCGCTCGGCGTGACCGGCCTGAAGGCGCTCGCTTACACCGGCGCGTATGGCTCGCGCGCATCGGATGCCGCAGTCGACGTCTCCGGATACTCGGTGCAGATGGCAACGACAAAGAGCTTGTCGTTCCGCGAAGGGCTGACCGCCGTCGTCGGCTGGGACAAGGGCTTGGTGAGCGAACCGACGATCCTCGACAAGACTCAAGACCTTTTGGCCGCGAATTGGCCCCTGTTCATCCAACTTTTGGTTTTCCCTTTCATGTACTGGGTCTGGTCGGTGCGCGGACGCGACCCTTCGCTGTTGCCGATCACGACCCAATACGAGCCCCCCGACGGTCTCACAGTCGCCGAAGTCGGCACGCTCATCGACAATTCCCCCGACATGCGCGACATCACTGCGACGCTCATCGACCTGGCGGTCAAGGGTTACATCGTGATCGGCGAGACCAAAGAATCGAAGCTGCTGGGGCTGGTCTCCGACGACAGTTACAAGTTTCGCATGGGAGAGAAGAAAACCGACGAGTGGGTCAAGCTCGAAGGACACGAGTGGTCGCTGATGACCGCACTATTTTCGCAGGGCGGACGCGACGGTGTCGATCTCTTCGAGCTCAAGAACGAGTTCTACCGCAACATTCCCGAAATCAAAGAGCGCGTCTTCGGCGGGCTGATGCGACGCGGCTACTACACCGGCCGTCCCGATCGTGTGCGCACCAAGTGGCTGGGTACCGCCGGTGTCACCGGTTTCATCCTGGCGTTCGGGGGAGTCGCGCTGGAGCACAGTCTGGGTGTCGCCCCGGCGGCGGCGATGGCGGCGGGAATCCTGACCGGACTGATCATCGCCGGATTCGGCTGGTTCATGCCCGCACGGACCATCCGCGGCACGCGCGCGCTGGAAAAGATCATGGGCTTTCAGGAGTTCCTGGAACGCGTCGAGAAGGACCGTCTCGAACGCATGGGCCGCACGCCCGATCTGTTCGAACGCTACCTGCCGTATGCCGTCGCGCTCGGTGTCGAAAACAAATGGACCGATGCTTTCGGCGATGTCTACACGCAGCCGCCCAAGTGGTATCAGGGCACCTGGACCCCCGGCGCAGGCCGCTTCGCCTTCCATCCCGCGCTGCTGACCGCCAATCTCGGTCGCATGTGCGACCGCGCCGGAAGCGTCATGTCATCGGCCCCGCGTGGCCGCGGCGGCTCGGGCTTCAGCGGCGGCGGCGGTTTCTCCGGAGGTGGCGGAGGCGGCGGCGGCGGCGGAGGGTTTTGA
- a CDS encoding HD domain-containing protein: protein MTAIRDLVSGDSVDGFFALRKLERREHSGGERLTLELGDATGRIDAVMWDGYETVVDGLTVGGVVKIRGTVGTFRERPQIRVDRMRLARDGEVNPAEFLPVSSINAEDLARGLDTAIAGLTDTHLRALMTAIFGDDSVRRAYLAAPAGKLWHHNTVGGLAEHSLNLVRLCHYACEMYPELNRDLLTCGALLHDIGKIEQYAVSSYIDYSDEGRLVGHINSGDFRVAQAIRSIDGFSADTERLLRHLIVSHQGLLEQGSPVVPQTMEAFVLYSADELDSKMGALRRVREKTPEGGWSEYINLIGRYVYFGPPRQGSGGDKD from the coding sequence ATGACGGCGATACGCGACCTTGTCTCTGGCGACTCCGTCGATGGTTTTTTTGCATTGCGCAAGCTCGAGCGACGTGAGCACTCAGGCGGCGAACGTCTCACGCTTGAGCTGGGCGATGCGACCGGCCGCATCGACGCAGTGATGTGGGATGGCTACGAAACCGTCGTCGACGGTCTGACCGTGGGGGGAGTGGTCAAGATCCGTGGAACGGTCGGGACATTCCGCGAACGTCCGCAGATTCGAGTCGACCGTATGCGGCTCGCCAGGGACGGTGAAGTCAATCCCGCGGAGTTCCTGCCCGTCTCATCGATCAATGCCGAGGATCTTGCACGCGGTCTCGACACGGCCATCGCGGGGCTGACCGACACGCACTTGCGCGCGCTGATGACCGCAATCTTCGGCGATGATTCCGTGAGACGCGCGTATCTTGCCGCCCCGGCGGGCAAGCTCTGGCACCACAACACCGTCGGCGGCTTGGCGGAACATTCGCTCAATCTCGTGCGTCTGTGCCACTACGCCTGCGAGATGTATCCGGAATTGAATCGCGATCTCTTGACATGCGGAGCGTTGTTGCACGATATCGGCAAGATTGAACAGTACGCCGTCAGTTCGTACATCGACTACAGTGACGAGGGACGGTTGGTCGGCCACATCAATTCCGGCGATTTCCGCGTCGCGCAGGCGATCCGTTCCATCGATGGATTTTCGGCGGACACCGAACGGCTCCTCCGGCATTTGATCGTCTCGCACCAGGGTCTGTTGGAGCAGGGATCGCCGGTGGTGCCGCAGACGATGGAGGCCTTTGTCCTGTATTCCGCCGACGAACTCGACTCGAAGATGGGGGCGCTGCGCCGTGTGCGGGAGAAGACACCCGAGGGCGGCTGGAGTGAGTATATCAATTTGATCGGCCGTTATGTTTATTTCGGCCCGCCCCGACAGGGAAGCGGCGGCGACAAGGATTAG
- the rnr gene encoding ribonuclease R, translating to MPSFTPEQIVRFLVDGVGRPSRPRELARAMAIPEREYRAFRTVLKSLLADGRLVRLKRGRIAPPDPLNLAVGTIVVRRGGHMFSRVDRDDKSAVTAAQEEIFIRPRDRRTALDGDRVLVRRHAYRDGPSAEGAIVRILERANKPILGIYQRSRHFSYVVPEPSHPLREILVPQNATGGAEVGQQVMVSITEWGTSDVTPCGKITEVLGFPDDPGVDIQRIIAGYQLPRAFSRAVTAEAAAFPARLSPSALEGREDYRDILTFTIDPVDARDHDDAVSLQSVDSTWRLGVHIADVSHYVTDGSELDREAYERGTSVYLVDRVIPMLPVRLSNDLCSLRPQRDRLTMSCIMDVSDDGRILKFRFCNSVIRSSAKLAYEQVGEYFSSGKPDRAVTPMADTLDQMRSVSRTLRQRRMKEGSLDLEVPEAKVILDEEGHPTQIIYRRSDESHQLIEEFMLAANQCAAAEFLRKTLPCLYRVHAPPSQEKMEEFAGFVETLGLRFSPKGGGISKKLSRLLEQTKDDPRRDMIHNILLRSLMKAVYQPDNIGHFGLAFPHYAHFTSPIRRYPDLWVHRHLKKIIAHSWKVSERHAAAGALPVIGKQCSERERTAEEAERESVRIKQLEYLESRIGDEFTGRISGFLEFGFFVTITEAGIDGLVRFSGIDDDYYVWDRDRWCVRGRRRGRTFTLGDAVSVQLIRTDPVKREIDLVLADSQGAAPSRPGRGRFRPRQKHGPAWLTGRKTSG from the coding sequence ATGCCGTCATTCACTCCTGAGCAGATCGTCCGATTCCTGGTCGACGGTGTCGGCCGCCCGTCCCGTCCGCGCGAATTGGCGCGCGCGATGGCGATCCCCGAACGTGAGTACCGCGCCTTTCGCACAGTTTTGAAGTCATTGCTCGCCGACGGGCGGTTGGTCCGTCTGAAGCGCGGCCGCATCGCGCCGCCTGATCCGCTCAATCTTGCTGTCGGAACGATTGTCGTGCGGCGCGGCGGGCACATGTTTAGCCGCGTCGACCGCGATGACAAATCGGCCGTCACCGCCGCACAGGAGGAAATCTTTATTCGGCCGCGCGATCGTCGCACCGCGCTCGACGGCGACCGCGTGTTGGTGCGCCGTCATGCGTATCGCGACGGCCCTTCCGCAGAGGGCGCAATTGTCCGCATCCTCGAACGCGCCAACAAACCGATACTGGGCATCTATCAACGGTCCCGCCATTTTTCATACGTCGTTCCCGAGCCGTCGCACCCGTTGCGCGAAATCCTCGTCCCGCAGAATGCCACCGGCGGAGCCGAAGTCGGACAACAAGTGATGGTCAGCATCACCGAATGGGGCACCTCCGATGTCACGCCGTGCGGCAAGATCACCGAAGTCCTCGGATTCCCCGATGATCCCGGCGTCGACATCCAGCGCATCATCGCCGGTTACCAACTGCCCCGTGCGTTTTCGCGCGCGGTCACCGCCGAGGCAGCGGCCTTTCCGGCGCGGCTGTCGCCGTCGGCGCTGGAAGGACGCGAGGACTATCGCGACATTCTCACATTCACCATCGATCCCGTTGATGCCAGGGATCACGACGACGCCGTCTCGCTGCAGAGCGTCGATTCGACCTGGCGGCTCGGGGTCCACATTGCCGACGTCAGCCACTATGTCACCGACGGCAGCGAACTGGATCGCGAAGCGTACGAGCGCGGAACGAGTGTCTACCTCGTCGACCGTGTCATTCCGATGCTGCCGGTCCGGCTTTCCAACGATTTGTGCAGCCTGCGCCCCCAGCGGGATCGTCTGACGATGAGCTGCATCATGGACGTGTCCGACGACGGCCGCATCCTAAAGTTCCGTTTTTGCAATTCGGTGATTCGCTCGAGTGCAAAGCTGGCCTACGAGCAAGTCGGCGAGTATTTCTCCTCCGGCAAGCCCGATCGCGCCGTCACGCCGATGGCCGACACGCTCGATCAAATGCGCTCTGTCTCCCGGACTCTGCGTCAAAGGCGCATGAAGGAAGGGAGTCTCGATCTGGAAGTTCCCGAGGCGAAAGTCATACTCGATGAAGAGGGTCACCCGACACAGATCATCTACCGGCGCAGCGATGAATCACATCAGTTGATCGAAGAGTTCATGCTGGCAGCGAATCAATGCGCGGCTGCGGAATTCCTGCGCAAGACGCTGCCGTGCCTCTATCGCGTCCACGCCCCGCCCTCACAGGAGAAGATGGAAGAATTCGCCGGCTTCGTGGAAACCCTGGGGCTGCGCTTCTCCCCCAAGGGCGGTGGTATCTCCAAAAAGCTTTCACGGCTGCTGGAACAGACCAAAGACGACCCGCGCCGCGACATGATTCACAACATTCTCCTGCGCTCCCTGATGAAGGCGGTTTACCAGCCGGACAACATCGGACACTTCGGCCTGGCGTTTCCGCACTACGCACACTTCACCTCGCCGATCCGTCGCTATCCCGACTTGTGGGTGCACCGTCACCTCAAGAAGATCATCGCCCACTCGTGGAAGGTGTCCGAACGGCATGCCGCCGCCGGGGCACTCCCTGTCATCGGCAAGCAGTGCTCCGAACGTGAACGCACGGCCGAGGAGGCCGAACGCGAATCGGTGCGCATTAAGCAACTGGAGTATCTCGAGTCGCGCATCGGCGATGAATTCACAGGACGCATCTCCGGGTTTCTCGAGTTTGGATTTTTCGTAACGATCACGGAGGCGGGCATCGACGGCCTGGTGCGGTTCTCCGGCATCGACGACGATTACTATGTCTGGGACCGCGACCGCTGGTGCGTGCGCGGACGCCGTCGCGGACGGACCTTCACGCTCGGTGATGCGGTGAGCGTGCAACTGATTCGCACCGATCCGGTCAAACGCGAAATCGACCTGGTCCTGGCCGACTCCCAGGGCGCCGCGCCGTCCCGTCCCGGACGCGGGCGATTTCGTCCGCGTCAGAAACACGGACCCGCCTGGTTGACCGGCCGGAAGACATCCGGGTAA
- a CDS encoding LemA family protein: MLGLLIIVGLIVALILWVVSIYNGLVKLRVGSENAWSDIDVQLKRRYELIPNLVETVKGYATHERKTFEDVTAARTRAMAAQGPAEKAQAEGMLTSALKSLFAVAEAYPELRATENFQQLQKSLNELEDYIQSARRYYNAVVRDLNTRIQQFPSNLVARQFGFTEREFFELGAEAERTVPKVDFGVGAA, encoded by the coding sequence ATGCTGGGACTGTTGATTATCGTCGGGTTGATCGTCGCGCTCATCCTCTGGGTCGTGTCGATCTACAATGGTCTCGTCAAGCTGCGTGTCGGGTCGGAAAACGCCTGGTCGGACATCGACGTCCAGCTCAAGCGCCGCTACGAACTGATTCCCAACCTTGTCGAGACCGTCAAGGGGTATGCCACGCACGAGCGTAAGACGTTCGAGGATGTCACTGCCGCGCGCACACGGGCGATGGCGGCCCAGGGTCCCGCCGAAAAGGCCCAGGCCGAGGGAATGCTGACCAGCGCGCTGAAGTCTCTGTTTGCCGTTGCGGAGGCGTACCCCGAACTGCGCGCGACCGAAAACTTCCAGCAACTGCAGAAGTCACTCAACGAACTGGAAGATTACATTCAGAGCGCGCGCCGTTACTACAACGCAGTCGTGCGCGACCTCAACACGCGTATCCAGCAGTTCCCGTCGAATCTCGTCGCGCGCCAGTTCGGTTTTACCGAGCGCGAATTCTTCGAACTGGGAGCCGAGGCCGAACGCACGGTGCCCAAGGTCGACTTCGGTGTCGGCGCGGCCTGA
- a CDS encoding LptF/LptG family permease, giving the protein MQRIDRYVLRELHGPFWLALVVIMLVLVTDFVPDVVKMVVSKGLPISIIAQVFVLNLAWMAALAIPMAVLSCALMGFGRLAADSEALALKAAGLSVYRLIAPVLIVAAVLAGGLIVFNNEVLPDANHQARMLMSDIRRKRPTLDLKAGVIEDRIPGYHLLIETIDQRSSDIAGVTIFDLKNRNDPRTVVARDGSMEFSADGNTLILSLRDGEIHERDPGDIRKYRRTVFQSQTFYLSGASDEWSRTESRYRTDREKSAQQMQQDIAVWREAIGARYAIINNACSTMVSGIMIGPPQEPVTDYTLPEDRADFDRAETQQEALVRASDRVKRIRGIIEREASAIRNQQRLIDQYCIEIYKKYSIPAACVAFALIGVPLGVRTRRGGIGSGLGISLGLFLLYWAFLIGGEDLADRGIITPFVAMWTADIFIALVGVWLLWSVTNEANLLPSWPRRRTATDSRSGAGPVNGMMPLSERVSSP; this is encoded by the coding sequence ATGCAACGCATCGACCGATACGTTTTGCGCGAGTTGCATGGACCCTTCTGGCTGGCGCTGGTGGTCATCATGCTGGTGTTGGTGACCGACTTTGTGCCGGACGTGGTCAAGATGGTCGTGTCCAAGGGACTGCCGATTTCGATCATCGCTCAGGTGTTTGTCCTGAATCTCGCGTGGATGGCGGCGTTGGCGATTCCGATGGCGGTTTTGTCGTGCGCGCTGATGGGTTTTGGGCGATTGGCGGCCGATTCGGAGGCGCTGGCGTTGAAGGCGGCGGGCCTCTCGGTCTACCGCTTGATCGCACCGGTTCTGATCGTCGCCGCCGTGCTGGCCGGGGGCCTGATTGTTTTCAACAACGAGGTTCTTCCCGATGCCAATCACCAGGCGCGCATGCTGATGTCGGACATTCGCCGCAAACGCCCGACCCTTGACCTGAAGGCGGGTGTGATCGAAGATCGGATTCCCGGATACCACCTGCTGATCGAAACCATCGACCAACGCTCGTCGGATATCGCCGGGGTGACGATCTTCGACTTGAAGAATCGCAATGACCCACGCACGGTGGTCGCCAGGGACGGGTCGATGGAGTTTTCCGCCGACGGCAACACGTTGATTCTCAGTCTGCGCGACGGTGAAATCCACGAACGCGACCCCGGCGATATTCGCAAGTATCGGCGGACCGTGTTTCAATCGCAGACTTTTTACCTTTCGGGCGCGAGTGATGAATGGTCGCGCACCGAATCGCGCTACCGGACCGACCGCGAGAAGTCGGCTCAGCAAATGCAGCAGGACATCGCCGTGTGGCGCGAGGCGATCGGCGCTCGGTATGCGATCATCAACAACGCCTGCTCCACCATGGTCAGCGGGATCATGATCGGTCCGCCGCAGGAACCGGTCACCGATTATACGCTGCCGGAGGACCGTGCCGATTTCGATCGCGCGGAGACCCAGCAGGAGGCCCTCGTCCGTGCTTCGGATCGCGTCAAGCGCATCCGCGGCATCATCGAACGTGAGGCGTCGGCGATCCGCAACCAGCAGCGGCTGATCGATCAGTATTGCATCGAAATCTACAAGAAGTACTCAATCCCGGCCGCGTGCGTTGCCTTCGCGCTGATCGGCGTGCCGCTCGGTGTGCGGACCCGTCGGGGCGGCATCGGCAGCGGGCTGGGGATCTCGCTGGGGCTGTTTCTGTTGTACTGGGCGTTTCTCATCGGCGGCGAGGACCTGGCCGACCGCGGTATCATAACGCCATTCGTGGCGATGTGGACCGCCGATATCTTCATCGCGCTGGTCGGCGTCTGGCTGTTGTGGTCGGTCACCAATGAAGCGAATCTGCTGCCGTCCTGGCCGCGGCGCCGCACAGCCACGGACAGCAGATCGGGTGCGGGCCCGGTCAACGGCATGATGCCCTTGTCGGAGCGTGTGAGTTCTCCATGA
- a CDS encoding sigma-54 dependent transcriptional regulator has product MARTEPQLFTVTPDDTLAAQWRSSLEPLGGTHTAVDSALSALRRLTQDAFDAVLLDAVGENLALDQLLAKVRLRAPQADILVALGDPPSRDQTPLDRWGVTATIMRESDPAELRSRIQSILTERDRVRRCNWIGVTPSIRAASDLILAAAGSDATVLIEGESGTGKELAARAVHHNSPRSKKPFLALNCSAFPETLLESELFGHERGAFTDAFARKQGIFEAVDGGTIFLDEIGETSPAVQARLLRVLEERQVRPIGATKSIAVEFRIVAATNRDLMSESGRGAFRRDLYYRLAVVRLPLLPLRQRRGDVPALLAHHLSVAKTGGGPLIGRLGESSLARLVDYDWPGNVRELRNFVERAGVRFPSGVIDPGVIGELLETVRAPLHLPVVTERRSDTVEREMIFAALSELKHDLDDIRRRLERISAGRQADGRPLSASEFQTMRQAERERIMAALRESHGNRKRAARMLGIGERTLYRKIKQFGL; this is encoded by the coding sequence ATGGCCCGCACCGAACCGCAACTCTTCACCGTCACGCCCGATGACACGCTCGCTGCACAGTGGCGTTCGTCGCTGGAACCGCTGGGCGGGACACACACCGCCGTCGACAGCGCGCTGAGCGCATTGCGTCGCCTGACGCAGGATGCCTTCGATGCCGTGCTGCTGGATGCGGTCGGTGAAAACCTGGCATTGGATCAGCTGCTCGCCAAGGTTCGTCTGCGCGCGCCGCAGGCCGACATCCTCGTGGCGCTGGGTGATCCGCCCTCACGCGACCAGACGCCGCTGGACCGTTGGGGTGTGACCGCGACCATCATGCGTGAATCCGATCCGGCCGAACTGCGCTCCCGCATTCAATCGATATTGACTGAACGCGACCGCGTGCGCCGTTGCAACTGGATCGGCGTCACACCATCGATCCGGGCGGCGTCCGACCTGATTTTGGCCGCTGCCGGATCGGATGCAACTGTCCTGATCGAAGGCGAATCGGGTACCGGAAAAGAGTTGGCGGCGCGCGCGGTCCACCACAACAGCCCGCGCAGCAAAAAGCCGTTCCTGGCGCTCAACTGCTCCGCATTTCCCGAGACACTGCTCGAAAGCGAATTGTTCGGCCATGAGCGAGGCGCGTTCACCGATGCCTTTGCCCGCAAGCAGGGCATCTTCGAGGCGGTCGACGGCGGCACGATCTTTCTTGATGAAATCGGTGAGACTTCGCCGGCGGTGCAGGCGCGGCTGTTGCGCGTGCTCGAAGAACGGCAGGTGCGTCCCATCGGCGCGACCAAGTCGATCGCGGTCGAATTCCGCATCGTCGCCGCGACCAATCGCGATCTGATGTCCGAGAGCGGACGCGGCGCGTTCCGCCGCGATTTGTACTACCGTCTCGCGGTGGTACGGCTGCCGCTATTGCCTTTGCGGCAACGTCGCGGCGATGTCCCCGCGCTGTTGGCGCATCATTTATCCGTTGCCAAAACCGGCGGGGGTCCGCTCATCGGACGGCTCGGTGAATCATCACTCGCGCGGCTGGTCGATTACGACTGGCCGGGAAATGTCCGTGAACTCCGCAACTTCGTCGAACGCGCCGGGGTGCGATTCCCCTCCGGCGTGATCGATCCCGGCGTCATCGGCGAGCTGTTGGAGACCGTGCGCGCCCCGCTGCATCTGCCCGTAGTGACCGAGCGCCGGTCCGACACGGTCGAGCGCGAGATGATCTTCGCCGCGCTCTCCGAACTCAAACACGACCTCGACGACATCCGCCGCCGTCTGGAGCGCATCAGCGCCGGACGACAGGCCGACGGCCGTCCGCTGAGCGCTTCTGAATTCCAAACGATGCGTCAGGCCGAACGCGAACGCATCATGGCGGCGCTGCGCGAATCCCACGGCAACCGCAAGCGCGCCGCCCGTATGCTGGGCATCGGCGAACGCACATTGTATCGAAAGATCAAGCAGTTTGGATTGTGA